The proteins below are encoded in one region of Methanosarcina barkeri 3:
- a CDS encoding RDD family protein, whose amino-acid sequence MDFSEDAKREIEKNLDEFVRNINLDNKERLEMVKELRSTYYERAENEARARGVNMVSVDDVRAANVNVSPPRETADSFMKSYAPMLRRAGFWSRLVAFVIDCAVLCTLLVAIVSPLLMILALSGMPMEDSPATDVWFESQSPLYVIGILIVGVVTALSALVVILGYYVFLEGHFGYTAGKKIMGLWVLRSDGTKIGYKEAILRNLSKYINNLIVIDTLIMLIFFYKERQRGLDRMADTIVVYGKKNRGFEESRD is encoded by the coding sequence ATGGATTTTTCTGAAGATGCAAAACGAGAGATAGAGAAGAACCTGGACGAGTTCGTCAGGAACATCAACCTGGACAATAAGGAACGCCTGGAGATGGTTAAAGAACTACGGTCGACATATTACGAGCGGGCGGAAAACGAAGCACGTGCACGCGGAGTGAATATGGTATCGGTGGACGACGTCCGCGCAGCGAATGTGAACGTTAGTCCTCCCCGAGAGACTGCGGATAGCTTCATGAAATCATACGCACCAATGCTGAGAAGGGCGGGGTTCTGGTCTCGGCTGGTGGCATTCGTCATCGACTGCGCAGTATTATGTACTCTGCTTGTAGCGATCGTATCGCCTCTCTTAATGATACTGGCACTCTCGGGCATGCCAATGGAAGACTCCCCGGCTACTGATGTATGGTTTGAATCTCAGAGCCCGCTTTATGTCATCGGAATATTGATCGTCGGAGTGGTAACGGCACTATCGGCCTTGGTCGTCATCCTCGGCTACTATGTTTTCCTCGAGGGACACTTCGGCTACACCGCCGGCAAAAAAATAATGGGCCTGTGGGTGCTTCGGTCCGACGGTACAAAGATCGGGTACAAGGAAGCCATACTCAGGAACCTATCGAAGTACATCAACAACCTGATCGTGATAGACACGCTCATCATGCTGATCTTCTTCTACAAAGAAAGGCAGCGGGGCCTCGACAGGATGGCAGATACCATCGTCGTGTACGGAAAGAAAAATAGAGGGTTTGAAGAATCGAGGGATTGA
- a CDS encoding PadR family transcriptional regulator, which yields MEKWQKELRKGSTKVALLSLLRCRDMYGYEIIKELISVTDGVFVLTESNAYPALHMMEGEGLITSYWKETEPGMPPRKYYGITPRGRAFFDEMKNEWLKHNEVMDRIWNYNG from the coding sequence ATGGAAAAATGGCAAAAAGAATTGAGGAAGGGTAGCACAAAAGTAGCGCTGCTTTCACTGCTCCGCTGCCGTGACATGTACGGTTACGAGATCATAAAGGAGCTGATCTCAGTCACCGACGGTGTTTTCGTGTTGACGGAGAGCAACGCTTACCCGGCCCTCCACATGATGGAAGGGGAGGGGCTGATTACAAGCTACTGGAAGGAGACGGAACCGGGCATGCCTCCCCGTAAGTATTATGGCATTACCCCAAGGGGCCGAGCCTTCTTCGATGAGATGAAAAATGAATGGTTGAAACATAATGAGGTAATGGACCGGATATGGAATTATAACGGATGA